In the Centroberyx gerrardi isolate f3 chromosome 9, fCenGer3.hap1.cur.20231027, whole genome shotgun sequence genome, one interval contains:
- the lama3 gene encoding laminin subunit alpha-3, protein MGPGVRECDSCTDALLNDLERMDDELARLKHQLKNISQGTGSLSMLNRLEANISETKVLVGRYSTAMNSLGPKVGQLEAEVDVVREDLSRLIDKSQKTLSDSEDVLENVNGTKLRAEDLLSEAEALLMTIQNLIKQLSEAKPEDSITVPEGDIARMVQEAQRIVQEMRERGCTAQRKKAGKEQEKAYKLLDLIRNMSVPLDTSQAGANRTAVSLMTSDSSLRELAKLLLDAEDTVGRTQGLNLRSDATLQDLLKLRAQLEKEKSSLLPMIEMTKDQLRNITDLFSMLKESKKELEHLAAQVDGAKTDLMKRLNRISQTMEKLDIVIRAEEHAEELNRLATELQLVLHNATNSSSDLLSAVVGSGAHNSIINAIEKAEMAANQSKVAADLAFKDVEQGGLVSRAAGLKDDANRLLTEAMETQNYFEMLSHKVDSHKDRVIKQKEKEELLRKDLLAVSDELKKIKRDDIAALINSAKAAASASNDTVSKVTDRLRNISQEVGRIHFTNASANIDDILRDADQALKSLNNTLPMLRDNLTQIEDLSKKMPPSANMTESIRRIKDVIQETRNFVNRLSIGTTFNGKGHIELRPPSNLEDVKAFTAVDLMLNRHQNNPSTADRRRKRRQDKHKDANLFVLYLGNKDPSGDYVGMAVRSNVLVCVYKLGGVVHEVETSQITATTNVNSTDFDRVVFHRVYQDAEVNVTQNVTSPKAISLSPKRSLPNTVTSLLDLDPERVVFYVGGYPDDFTPPVELRYPKYRGAMKLSFINDNPICLYNYKQAVNISEKQPHLKIPQSEVSDYYEGTGYRMALVKNPEKKRRRLFKFHTNSRETNALLFYIGNEDSYFCVFMERGHLVLQRKQANEELKVQTDEKVSLFNKNFIIDMDVNFTVHYGPKQITLTGFIKTEVYRSYYIGGLPVQIRERDNITAPPLRGCVDHLTANGQYVEYHRTIGVSVRCPVSLLGVRKATYDSVVSVNTLGVWDKLPVMVSLGFRTSEKHGALLRSTYQDSTSVHDIQLSLVDGHVVFNCDNYTLKSPKMYSDGSWHYLSAVRSPSGLEMSVDNVNVGQGQTLKPSELTLGREKFKGCIANLYTRRLDPSFLPADLSSLSQTGDVVLGMCRLNPSSQAMTLPAPLLQRPQRHKTIRAQSATKASQCRRHPAQHGQYRLSEPHSWLSYNIPPEDVNYRPHFSLEVRTMSSKGLLLHVSGKGDISLLALFMANGKIKLSLGQNRIIQHKKKSNDGNWHRVVFSVERNTFHLLVDGIRVTDGVLSNDEGSSLDLHNPVYLGGVPKHKTSNGHLIPKESVIGCIRDFKLNEVLVGEPVASRGVSPCLDRLSEIGTYFGGNGGHIVLDKYFTVGSRFELAFELRPQHLTGLLFHVQSHKTSLNVFLRDNKVGVNVNDGSGAVSVSVIPHQNLCDGNFHAVTVSKQHKVIKLVVDSVSEQKAGSSSSASYSTTLDSLYIGGISGTTKRNSVPVSSWFVGCLRNVRVNGRPVDFEAASSVVGPVSVNKCPAD, encoded by the exons ATGGGACCAGGTGTGAGAG AATGCGACAGCTGCACTGATGCCTTACTGAACGACTTGGAGAGGATGGATGATGAACTGGCTCGGCTGAAGCATCAACTCAAGAACATCAGTCAAGGCACTGGTTCACTCTCCATGCTGAATAGACTGGAGGCCAACATCTCTGAAACCAAG GTTCTGGTTGGAAGGTACAGCACTGCTATGAATAGTCTGGGTCCAAAGGTTGGACAGCTTGAAGCAGAAGTGGACGTTGTCAGAGAAGACCTGAGTCGGCTGATAGACAAG AGTCAGAAAACTTTATCAGATTCTGAGGACGTCTTGGAGAATGTGAATGGAACAAAGCTGAGAGCAGAGGATCTTCTCTCTGAGGCTGAAGCTCTCCTCATGACAATACAGA ATCTCATAAAGCAGCTGAGTGAGGCGAAACCTGAAGATTCCATCACTGTTCCTGAAGGCGACATAGCCAGGATGGTGCAGGAGGCTCAGCGCATCGTGcaggaaatgagagaaagaggctgCACCGCTCAGAGAAAGAAAGCTGGAAAGGAGCAAGAAAAGGCATACAAAT TATTGGACCTGATCAGGAACATGTCAGTTCCTCTGGACACCAGCCAGGCTGGAGCTAACCGGACGGCCGTCTCTCTGATGACCTCTGACTCTTCTCTGAGGGAGCTGGCCAAGCTGCTGTTAGATGCAGAGGACACAGTGGGCCGGACACAGGGCCTCAACCTGAGGAGTGATGCCACACTGCAAGATCTGCTG AAACTTCGAGCTCAGCTGGAGAAGGAAAAAAGTTCGCTCCTTCCTATGATTGAAATGACTAAAGATCAGTTGAGGAATATTACAGACCTCTTCTCAATGCTCAAGGAGAGTAAAAAG GAATTAGAGCATCTTGCAGCTCAGGTGGATGGTGCCAAGACGGATCTCATGAAGAGGTTAAATAGAATCTCCCAAACTATGGAAAAGCTGGATATCGTTATCAGGGCCGAAGAGCATGCAGAGGAGCTGAACAGACTGGCAACAGAACTTCAACT AGTGCTGCATAATGCTACCAATAGCTCCTCTGACCTGCTTAGTGCTGTAGTGGGCAGTGGAGCCCATAACAGCATTATAAATGCCATAGAAAAGGCAGAGATGGCAGCTAATCAATCCAAAGTGGCTGCTGACCTAGCCTTCAAG GATGTGGAGCAGGGAGGTCTGGTCAGCAGAGCTGCAGGACTCAAAGATGATGCAAACCGCTTACTGACAGAAGCCATGGAGACTCAGAACTACTTTGAAA TGCTGTCACATAAAGTTGACTCCCACAAAGACCGTGTTATTAAgcaaaaggagaaagaagaattACTGAGAAAGGACCTGCTAGCAGTCAGTGATGAGCTCAAAAAGATCAAAAGAG ATGATATAGCGGCCCTCATAAATTCTGCCAAGGCAGCTGCCTCCGCTTCTAATGACACtgtcagtaaagtaacagacagactgaggaatATCAGCCAAGAAGTGGGCAGAATACATTTTACTAATGCCAGTGCAAATATAGATGATATCTTGAGAGATGCAGACCAGGCAT TGAAGAGCTTGAACAATACACTGCCTATGTTGAGAGATAACCTTACACAGATTGAGGATCTCAGTAAGAAGATGCCCCCTAGTGCCAATATGACAGAAAGCATCAGGAGAATCAAGGATGTGATACAGGAGACAAGAAACTTTGTCAACAGG CTTTCCATTGGCACCACTTTCAACGGAAAGGGTCACATCGAGCTCCGTCCACCGAGCAACCTTGAAGATGTGAAAGCGTTTACAGCAGTCGACCTCATGCTCAATCGCCATCAAAACAATCCTTCCACGGCTGACCGCAGGCGAAAGCGCCGCCAGGACAAACACAAAGATGCCAACCTCTTTGTTCTCTACCTGGGCAACAAGGAT CCTTCTGGAGACTACGTTGGGATGGCTGTTCGAAGCAacgtattggtgtgtgtgtacaaactGGGTGGAGTTGTCCATGAGGTGGAAACCAGCCAAATAACCGCAACCACCAATGTGAATTCTACAGATTTTGACAGAGTTGTCTTCCACAG GGTTTACCAAGATGCTGAAGTTAACGTCACTCAGAACGTCACATCCCCAAAGGCCATCAGCCTCTCTCCTAAGCGTAGCCTTCCAAACACGGTGACCAGTCTCCTGGATCTGGATCCAGAGAGGGTGGTGTTCTACGTGGGTGGATATCCTGACGACTTCACG CCTCCAGTGGAGCTGCGCTACCCCAAATACCGAGGAGCCATGAAACTCTCCTTTATCAATGACAATCCTATTTGCCTGTACAACTACAAGCAGGCAGTCAATATAAGTGAAAAACAGCCTCATCTGAA GATTCCCCAGTCAGAGGTTTCTGATTATTATGAGGGAACTGGTTACCGCATGGCGCTCGTAAAAAAcccagagaagaaaaggagaagactGTTCAAGTTCCACACAAACAGCCGAGAGACAAATGCCTTGTTATTCTACATTGGAAATGAA GATTCTTACTTCTGTGTCTTTATGGAGAGAGGCCATCTTGTGCTGCAAAGAAAACAAGCCAATGAAGAGCTCAAAGTTCAGACTGATGAAAAAGTGTCTCTCTTT AACAAGAATTTTATAATTGACATGGATGTCAACTTTACTGTGCACTATGGACCGAAGCAAATCACTCTCACAGGCTTCATTAAAACTGAAGTCTACAGAAGTTATTACATTGGAGGTCTACCAGTACAAATCAGGGAGAG AGATAACATCACAGCTCCACCACTGAGAGGATGTGTGGATCACCTGACAGCCAATGGTCAATATGTCGAGTATCACAGGACCATCGGCGTCAGTGTCAGATGTCCAGTCTCACTGCTG GGTGTTCGTAAAGCTACGTATGATTCAGTTGTGTCTGTGAACACTCTGGGTGTCTGGGACAAGCTGCCGGTCATGGTCTCTCTGGGGTTCAGGACCTCAGAGAAACATGGAGCTCTTCTCCGGAGCACCTATCAG GACTCTACCTCTGTCCACGACATCCAGCTGTCTTTGGTTGATGGCCATGTAGTATTTAATTGTGACAATTATACATTGAAGTCGCCCAAAATGTACAGTGATGGAAGCTGGCATTACTTGTCAGCAGTGAGGAGCCCCTCAGG GTTGGAGATGAGCGTTGATAATGTAAATGTGGGTCAGGGACAGACACTCAAGCCCTCGGAGCTAACtttgggaagagagaaattCAAAGGCTGCATTGCTAACCTTTATACAAGGAG GCTTGACCCGAGCTTTTTACCTGCTGATCTAAGCTCATTGTCACAAACGGGAGATGTAGTCCTTGGCATGTGTCGTCTTAATCCCTCTTCACAAGCCATGACTCTGCCAGCACCCCTTCTGCAAAGGCCCCAGAGACACAAAACT aTTCGGGCTCAGAGTGCCACCAAAGCCAGTCAGTGTAGACGACATCCGGCACAACATGGACAATACCGGCTGTCCGAGCCGCACAGCTGGCTCAGTTACAACATCCCTCCTGAAGACGTCAATTACAG GCCTCACTTCTCACTTGAAGTCAGAACCATGTCGTCTAAAGGACTGCTGCTCCACGTCTCGGGGAAAGGAGACATTTCCCTGCTGGCTCTGTTTATGGCCAACGGCAAGATCAAGCTGTCACTTGGGCAAAACAGAATCATCCAGCATAAGAAGAAGAGCAACGATGGAAACTGGCACAGA GTTGTGTTCAGTGTGGAGAGAAACACTTTCCATCTGCTTGTTGATGGAATCCGCGTGACTGACGGTGTCTTGTCTAACGATGAGGGATCGTCTTTAGATCTGCACAATCCTGTATATTTGGGAGGAGTTCCTAAACACAAAACCTCAAAT GGACACCTCATTCCCAAGGAAAGTGTTATTGGCTGTATACGGGATTTCAAACTGAATGAGGTATTAGTTGGGGAACCAGTGGCCAGTCGTGGAGTTTCACCCTGCCTTGACAGACTCTCAGAGATTGGGACGTACTTTGGGGGGAACGGTGGTCACATCGTCTTAG ATAAGTACTTCACTGTAGGCTCTCGTTTTGAGTTGGCCTTTGAGCTGCGGCCGCAGCATCTGACAGGCCTTCTCTTCCACGTCCAAAGCCACAAGACCAGCCTGAATGTGTTCTTAAGGGACAACAAG GTTGGTGTCAACGTGAATGATGGTAGCGGTgctgtcagtgtctcagtgATTCCTCATCAAAACCTGTGCGACGGCAACTTTCATGCGGTTACAG TGTCCAAACAGCACAAAGTTATCAAACTAGTGGTGGACTCCGTCTCTGAGCAGAAAGCAGGTTCCTCCTCGTCTGCTTCGTACTCAACGACACTGGATTCTCTTTACATTGGAGGCATCTCTG GGACAACTAAGAGAAACAGCGTCCCTGTGTCCTCATGGTTTGTCGGCTGCTTGCGGAACGTGAGAGTGAATGGGAGGCCGGTTGACTTTGAAGCAGCGTCCAGTGTGGTCGGCCCTGTGAGCGTCAATAAATGCCCTGCAGACTAA